From Actinomycetes bacterium, the proteins below share one genomic window:
- a CDS encoding HNH endonuclease, whose protein sequence is MRHPYPRPAERRRPHRPRPPGRRRRRDARQQPQRLPPIVHVPVATLLGVDGAPPAELAHSGGALSATATDALACDALITRLLTDPQGLPLAVGRTSRTVPTRIRLAVVARDRRCTYPGCARPPNWCDAHHIIRWADGGPTDLDNLALLCRYHHT, encoded by the coding sequence TTGCGACACCCGTACCCCCGCCCAGCTGAGCGCCGACGCCCTCACCGACCTCGCCCGCCTGGCCGCCGACGCCGACGCGACGCCCGGCAGCAGCCGCAGCGGCTCCCACCTATTGTCCACGTCCCAGTGGCCACCCTGCTCGGCGTTGACGGCGCCCCACCCGCCGAGCTGGCCCACAGCGGCGGCGCCCTGTCCGCCACCGCCACCGACGCACTTGCCTGCGACGCGCTGATCACCCGGCTGCTCACCGACCCCCAGGGCCTGCCGCTCGCCGTCGGACGCACCAGCCGCACCGTGCCCACCCGGATCCGGCTCGCGGTCGTCGCCCGCGACCGCAGATGCACCTACCCCGGCTGCGCCCGCCCACCCAACTGGTGCGACGCCCACCACATCATCCGCTGGGCCGACGGCGGGCCGACCGACCTCGACAATCTGGCGCTGCTGTGCCGGTACCACCACACATAA